The Micropterus dolomieu isolate WLL.071019.BEF.003 ecotype Adirondacks linkage group LG11, ASM2129224v1, whole genome shotgun sequence genomic interval gtttttacactgttgtttaaaatcaagggcaactggactagGTTGAAGATGAAGATGGTTTAAGACATTTCGCCTCTCATGTGACAGGCTTCTTCCGTTCTGcctgactggcagggagtctCGGCTATTTAACCTCCCTGTCTAAAAAATGTACATTGTTGTCCTCAAGTCTTCCTCAAGCCTTGAGTCTTCttcagtttacttacatctggACTTTTACGCAAAAGGATAAAGTACATTCTTCTGAGGACAACAACATTGTACATATTTTAGACAGAAaggacagatggtttgaaagaggagtcAAGGAGGCTATTTACACCCAAGTGGAGGGACTATCTCTTAACAGGGGAAGAGGCTTGCAACACCACTTAttgcccacttacaatgctgtcctttcatcccttcccaggaaactcaacaaatgctcacatttggcctcatgcAGATTGGCCTCTGGTGTCTCCAACAACTTTAAcaactgtcgttacaacagcctgGAGCACTAACAATCCAAGCaatatccatcaccttgataacaaCCCCCACAGAGGTCAAATAGCTGGGACTCCCTGCCGGTCAGTAAGAACTGAacaagcctcttggatgagaggtgaaacgtcttctagtatgtttaaccaagtccagttgcccttaatTTTAGCCTTCCTTGGATAATGACGACCTGGATTACTGAGAAAAGGGTATAGAACACAACAAGGTATAGAACATTAAACTGTTGTTTGCGTGGTTCGTTTGTGTACTGCTGATGTGACTTGCGAATTTCCCCctggggataaataaagtatttctctATGAAATGACCTTCACTGTGTCACATTCAGAATGGCTGCACTGTAGCAGCAGTTATATCTGAGTAAACCACCGTCAAACAGATGGTAAGCTTTCTGTTTACATCACCTATTTAAAGATGATTCTCCTAACAAAGATGCATTATTCATTAAAGTAGTGAAGTGTTTGAAAATCGCCAACAAAAACAGCGTTGTGTTTCTAGCAGTTATtctttgtcttccaacaagtgAGTTTacatgggggaaaaaagatgTTTTGAACACCAGACATAATCATAAACAATGTTACATAACACATTTGTATTCTTATGGAGCTATTTTTACTGTTCTGAATTGATAAAATGTAACACAACTGTATTTTCTCAATTTATCCTATTTATAAATGGGCAGTACCAGTAAAACTTTCTCttatctaaaaaataaaataacagaaaataatgtACCTGTAGATGTTTGATAGGGTTTTCAAAAGCCTTTACACAATGTTTTCTTCATCACCTGCTGAGATATAAAGCTTTCAGATCTCACCTTCCAGGCAGTGCTTTATTTTTTCAAAGCAGCATGATAGTGGAAGGTGGGAGCTAGACATTACTTTTCATTCACCATATTTCAACCCCTGCAGAGTCATTGGCAGCTCATGCATACTGAGTGCTGTCCTGGGTCTATCTAGAGTTAGCTGTCTCTCTGTATTTTACCCCGTGAATTGAATCTTGACACAGAGTAACTAACATGCAGAGTCACGTAACAAGTGCTCAAATCGCAGATGGTACTACGCTAGCTAACCAGCTGTCTGTGAGGCTGTTGGATACTGCTGGCCCACACAGTTTTTAGACCAATTAAATTACAGCACCAACACTGTATATCAGAACCACACATTCATGTCCATCTGTAAGATACATTTTGTAGAGGGTGCTGTAACAGCAGAAAAATTGGAAATAAACACCAAGGCTAAATATACTGATTTCTCAATCTCATGTGATCATTATTTAAAGGGTTTGTTATGCTACAGATAACATTGTTGAATCCAGATGTGTCTCAGCATCAGTAAATCCCAGCAGCTGCTCTCCCTATCTATGCTACTTTATACatttactccactacaattcagAGGCAAATTTGGTGCTTtatactgcactacatttatttgacaacattagctactttgcagattcagattagtaataaaaagtataatcaactaaaaaattattatgtatttttacaaaGCTACACAGCAGTAAAATAGCGTTCCCAGCTGTTACATTGAAGTGATATACACATAATGCCTCCCTATTTATTGTCATCGTTTTGGGATTAAGGgttattatttcctgttttattttgttaaaagcTTACTATTGTGTTTTGAGAACTTTTTGTTCcttgttatttattcattcattccccTTCCTCTTATGTGTTTGCTCATCCTTTGGTATTTTCATCTTGTTTCGGGTCACTTCACTTCCACCTTGTGTGATTGATTGCTCCCCCCTGATTAAGTTCACCTGTGTCTCATAATCTTATCCTCACTAGTATATTTAGTCTTGCTGTGTCCCTCTGTCTTTGCTTGTACGTCAAAGTATTTTGTCTGGAGTTCAAGCCCTATTCCTTGTATTAGTTTGATTGTGTTTCCTGGATTGTTTATTTCCTTGTGCTTTTGGACTGCCTGTTTTTGGACTGGATTTCGATTCTTGCTTGCTCCCTATTGGATTTCCCAGTTTTAGATCTCTGCCTGCCAAATCACCAGCCGGTAAGTCTTGCCCCtgttgtgtttggtttttcattaaaatcaatgaactgaacctgctctacctccatTGTCTCCATTTGGACCCAAATCCTTTGATTTCCTGCTATCTTTTTCAGCAGTCAATGCGATATgcataatccaataatatacaTTATTCTAAAATGGGCCAGTACACATAATGAATAGGAATACTTTGACTTTTGgtacataaaaaaacactttgttgCAAATacatctgtacttttacttaaatatctGAGAACTTCTTCCACTGCACTTGAGGCACTACAGACTCCATTAAACACCACAGACTTTTTCACTTATAGAAGACTCAAGATTCACCACCAATCAGAGTAAACCTGACCTACCCTTTGACCATTAAAAACCACAGGGCCAATAAATTAAAGAACGTTTTAAGAATTTTTGAAAAGGTTTATTAATTGTGCAATAATTTAGGCTtccagtattttaaaaaatatcatGTCTGTGACAAGTGACACACATCTAAAATATACTGGTTATTTTTTACTTCAGTAGTCTGTAACAAAATGGACTGCCTTTAAATTCCCGTGAACATATTGCTCCAATATcttaagtaaaacaaaacacGATTACATTCCCTTGAACACCTACTGTATGAagacatattatatataatatattaaagaaTGTATTGTAATAACATCGAATAAAGTGATGAATGCTTTCTTAATCAAATACTGTTCTTTAAAACATCGTAGCTATTATTACAAAGTGAATAGTGAGACCAAGATCACCAAAACTACAGCAGTCAGCACTTAACAAACAGTGATGTAATTTACATCTAGAGTTAATGTAAAAACTGTGCACACAATACAATAGCTACCATTAACAGTAGTATCAATATGGCACACATGAGCTAAATACTTAAGACAGCATTTAGAAACATCAACATCTATCCAGATCTGATGTGATATCATGGACATCTGGATGGCGAGGGCTGGgagccagagagagaaaatgtaatttatcaaattaaaaaTCTGTATTTATATCAAACTCACAAAGCTGGAAATGTGACAACAGTCATATTAGATGAGGAAACCCTCAGTCACTTAAAGTATTATCTCTGTACTTAAAATTCTGACATTAAAAGCGTGTCTGCTCCCAAGAGTTAAAgaattttgttcatttaacgGCAGACAACTTCAAAAAGCGTGAAAAGAAAATAGCCAAAAGGCAAGTacaaactggaaaaaaagaaatggttcAAGGCAGCAACGCTTCAATCAGTTAGCTTACATGTGTCAGAACAAGCTCCATCATCAGcgtagaagaaaaaaaaacaccttgtaAATGAAAATTTATTTAAGAAGGTGGCAACACGACTCTGGCTCCAAGCCCGTTAGCTGGGGTTTGGTAATCTGTTTTTCTAcccttcctcctctgtctccatAATCGTTCTATCCATGCAATGTACTCTTCTTCAATCATCCAAGTCTGgacacactcacagtaacaGTGGATTACACAGGAGGAGAGTCTGTTCAGTTGGAGTCCTGCATCTCCTCCCCTGAAGCCTCTTCATCCACGCCGACATTCGACTGTTCCacatctggaaaaaaaaaacaatgcggATGCTAGATTATGCCACAATCTTTCAAATTGGAGCTTACTTTGATTTCTTTCATGGCTTTGTTTTTGAGCATGATCGAGGAAGTGGATGGGATATAAAGCTGAGTTTGAACCCTTTTCCAGATCTAACTAGCACTGCAGGTACTTTAACAGGACTGGTATTACGGTGCTCTGTACATTcagcaacacaaaaacaacagttttcagccatgctagcagctccgTGAGGTTGCtctaaatgtactttaaattaaatgctaGCATCAAACTGGCAATGCTAACACACTCATGTTTCACAGGTATAGATGGTGaacatgtttaccatgttcactatcatttagcatgttagcatgctaaattagcagtaaacaaagtacagctgaggctgatgggaatggcattagttttgcaggtaaaccaaagtattggacaaattacaAGTTTGACccgatgatggtgctagatgaaaaatcAGAGGATAACCAACGTTATTATAATTGATTCTGTGGGGAAAATTTATGTGAAATTTCATGCCAACTCATTCAGTGGTtgtcaaaaccacaaatgtcaacctcatggtggcgctagaggaagtCAGGGATCAAAATAGTCATTCTGATTCATTGTCTGGGCagcatgaatgtctgtacagaatttcatggcaatccatttgATAGTTGTTGGGATATTTTAGTGAGGTGGAAGTGGTGGATTGACCGGCAGTCAGACATTACTATCCCTGGAACCACTAGCATGGGGGGAAGAAATTATATCAGACCTAATATATCTGTATCTGCCTAAAAAAAGGTCCACTTAGGGGTCAGACTCTCCTGTGAACCCTGAACGTACACTTTAAACACTTTGAATAAGCAACACAAGAAAGTGTTTTCGTGCTTCAATGTTCTTATAAAATACATCTTGATAATCTTGTTTAACAACCAGGAGCCCGTTTCCCAAAAGCAATCTGCTTAAACGCACATTGCATTTCACAAAATATTGTCTCTTTGAAGTGGTAAGTATACATTTCTGAGCCCTACAGGATTCATGCATGGTCATGGATGGAAGTATGCATTTCATTAGTTTAAGATGTAAAAATCAACAGGAGAGGAAATTATGTCATGTTGCAACTTTGGTGAATCAGGTCCTAGATCCTAAATACAAGGTAAAATGTAAACTATCTAGATAAAATGTCCACTTTAAAATGAACAGCAAAtaatttttaaagcaaatatgGTGAATACTGCGGTTCAGTTCATTTCACAATATCAAGTGGTACTTAGAGGCAGCATGAATGCTAATAAAGTCAACAGAAAGGGCCATCCAGAGGCAGACAGATGCAGGCACACTGTGCGGCATGAATTGAGAAAAAATGTGTTCCCTCTATTGATTCACCCTAAGAGGAAAATTGCATTTATCCTGAGTTGTATGACTCCAGCAGTGCCCTGTTTGGGAGCCAAATGATTAGACTGACTCATTTTCGAAATTCTTTTCTCaactgagtttttttttttttcctatgtaAAATATTATGCCACCGTATATCACTACTGTACATCTCTGCTCGTGAGTGTTTTCTCCTTTTGTTCAGATCCTACGGTCAGGATGGTATGTGTTattaaaggaaagaaaatacataaaGATAAGAAAATACATAAAGAAAATACTATAGGAAGTCATTACATGAAATAACCATTTGTGGGTATAAAGAGACGGATGTTCATAGCTGATGGCCAGCTGCTCCTCATGTTTGTAGAGACACTCAAAAGGCAGCTGTTTGTATGAACACCAGATAAGGTGTACTGCACTTAATTtggaggtacttgtactttacttgagcatttctattttttgATCCTTTATACTCCACCacatttcagagagaaagattgtactttttactccactacatttacttgacagctatagttactttacagattatgATTTTACATGAACATCtgtatatataaacatacatttataaaacaaaatactttaaaattaaaaaaattaaattattaaacatCAAACCAGTCTTTCTCAAACCTTTGGCTTGTGATCCCTTCATGGTTAAGGCCTcttgtcacatttcagatgCCTATGACTTGTTAACAGATCCACCAAAGAGAGATTTCACCTAAATTTCTCAGtaactttcatttaaataactagGAACtaagatgtaaaaatattcaatatttcacaaaaagatTCAAATATTAGAGAAAAGCAcccaaaaaaatgaaaacacatcatCTTCTTTACCCTCCTGTTAATCATCCTATTTCCCTATGGGATGGGAACAACTGGAGCtgattgtatataaagtagatCAAACAACAGTCTACTAGCTTagatggggtggtgatggggcagtggataagacttgTTGGATAaactttggtgtgagagacccgggttcaaatccccactgtgacacacccaccaatgtgtccctgcgcaagacacttaatccctagttgctccagaggtgtgcgacctctgacataaatagcaactgtaagtcgctttggataatcagtatcagctaaatgaataaatgtagataATCCAGAAACCTCACTGGGTTTGAAAGATAAATGGTGAAATGGCAAATAAAAGACATGTGATATTAAAACTGTCTTTGATCTTTCCAATGGGCAGCCAATAAAGAGAATAACAGGGGCCCCAAAATAGAGCCCTGTGGGACACCACAAGATAGAGGAGAGGAATCGCACACAATGTCTTAGAGACTTCTGTCAGTGATATAGGATGTGAACCAGTCTAATGCTGAGCCTGATATGTCCACGTAGCCTCTTAATCAGGATCTATTGTGCCAAACCAATCAGCGTAGCTGAGATCAAAAGTACTAGCACTAAGCCCTCACCCACATCATAGGACATTAGAACGTCCTTAGAGACCGTCAGACGAGCAGTTTCAGAAGAGTGCTGTGTCCGAAACACGGACTGAAATTTATTATAGACTTTGTGCCTCTCCAACGCTGCAGTGAGACAGTTGGACAAAACCTTCTCTAGTCTGACAAAAGTGGGAGATTAGCAATGGTTGGTTTTCTTCACTATGGGCTTGATGGTAGCATGCTTAAAAGAGGATGAGACAGATCCTGTAAAAGGAACAATTGACGATCACTAAATATCAAGGAACTCTAAACTTCAAAACTTGTATGGTACGAAACTGTAtcttcctaatcaagtccataAAATCTTCTAGGCTGATAGGTTGGAAGCTATAGTAATGTAAGTTGttaatactgtactgtaaataaattaGCTAAAACTAGCTAACGGTATATAAATTAGTTAAAACTAAccttactgtatataaagtagttaaactagctaactgtatataaagtaccTAAaattgactgtatataaagtagttagactagctaactgtatataaatgacctaaaactagttaactgtataaagtagttaaaaaaaGCTCCACCTTcagcagctacaacagtaaaatgctgcactaacattgatgcatcagtattaataatctaataatgtcaGATAAAATAATATCGGCCACAGCGGACATTTTAACTGCAGAAtgagtgcttttacttttggtactttaggTACTCTTAGATGATAGTACTTCTGTATTTTGAAATGTACATGtaaaggagtatttttacattgctgtattgttatttttacttaagGAAAGAATCTGGGTACTTCTTCTGGTTTTGACTGGCCAATTGAAATCTAAATGAGCGAAATACAACAAGGAAACAAGGTCAAACTTTCCACTGTGGCTTTGGACCAAAGATAACAGATGTTCAGTTACCACACACTCCTCCTCACCTGCACTTTGTTCCTCTACACTCTGTCTCTCAATCTGAGCGTCTGGAGAGCTCGGCTCGTCAGGTGGCCAACGGAGCTCGCCGCTCTCCACCTCGGCTCCGTCCGTCGGCTCGACCACGATGGAAGGAAGCCTCTTGGACAACTTTGGAATCCTTTCATGGGTATCTGGGAACATCTGTTTAAAGCTCATGTAAGGAAGGCTTATTAAATTCGGGGGGATACGAACATCATTTGTCACAACACACGTGAAAGAACAACAATGCGGTTAAAATCAGATTAGGAAAACTGTGTATCAGAAAAAGGATTAGCAGCTGGACTGGACTGATTTGTTACTTTGATCTCTAACTTCAAATGTGCATATGCTTGTGAtgctgtcatttttattttttaattgaacTGTATCTAAAATTATCTTGACACATTGTTGATCTGGACCAGGATGGATAAAACTGGGACTTACTATAGAATCTTTGAATGAAGTGTGATTCTTCACTCTTGTAAATAAAAGACTACAATTATGTCTACCCAAAATAGCAGGCCTCCAAAGGTGATATGTCAAGCCCACCTTCATGATTAAGACTACTCAACCTTCATTGGATCCAACATTGGCATAAAATGTAGCATGCAAGAAGAAAGCTGTTagttttataatattaatatattcaatCAGGACTATTAATcgtaaaaatattaaatgggTTCAAGAAGAATATAGTCTAAGTGATACTAGTCTGTGGAGGCCCTATAAAATGCTAGTATAGGAACAAACTTCATTGCTTCCAttattccaaaagaaaaaatgtttactggttttgttattatttttgattCAAACCTTATTTAATATGATTTGATTGACATACATGGTACACTAACATCTGATTGGATTGATGCTGTGTACATACTGTCTTGAAGCTTTTCTTGTTGTATATAAGTATTAATATTGGGACAGATTAGAAATTATCaacagtgtgtttgtgggcAAGCTTTTTGAATTTTGACTCACTTGTGATAAAAAAGTCACTTGATTTACAAAAAACGTACGTGGTTATTTGCAGGACTGCATTGCATTTAAGTCACTATATTTGAATGTGAAACTTCTTTTGACTTCAATGGTTATTATTTGACTTAAATCTAAAAGTCCAAAACAAAACTTCAACTAAATTAAGCAGAGTTTTATCCTAGATGCCTTGATGTCCTGACCTGCACACCATGTAATCAGTGCTTCTTGGGAAATGCACTGCGAACATCCTTTGTTCAGTccattttgtttagttttattgAACCTTTTTCACCAAAGAATTCAGACTATCAGGCTGAAAAAGTTGAAAAACATCAGCAtcatagagagagaaaaaacatttcactggcACTATAAAATAAAGCAAGAGTGATCACTCTTCACAATTCAATTAATGATGATGCGTTACGTTTGGAAAATTAATAGTACAATTGTACAGCAGTTGATGATAACTCACTCGgctggataagacacataccatTTACTCACAGCAGGACAGACTCCAAATTATGACCTTACTCGCATCAGCCCACTTTTTCACTCTTACTCATCACTCCTGTGACTCACCACTGTATTCTTTCTACTTTCTAAAACAGGACTGGTTTGAAATAAtctaaacacacaaatatttccAGACACACCTGGAAGGATACCGTGCCCTGATCTGCAGCTGCTCCACCCCCGCTGAAGTCCTCCGTTCCTGGTTCCAGGGAGTTCATCACCTCAGTCATCCTGGAGGAAAAAACATGGTGATGATCACCAATCAATAAACTGTATGCACTGTGTTTCTCTACACCATTCCCTTTGGCTTTTCAATTGGCAGATGTGACAAACTGAATGTTCAAGGCTCTCTCGCCTGatctgatttattattattttatattactgAAAGATTATGGATTAGTACACCTTTTTGGCACCTTTAATGAAAAATGTCTAACACTCAGCGCCAGTGATTTTCTTAATGGtgtcctgtggagttttcttatAAACAAATGGAATCCTGCATTGTTTAAATACATGTTACCAAGCTAGCAATATTTTGCCAAGTGTCTTTACCAGTTACCGTCACCTGCAAATTAGTGGAATTATTTTTCCACTAATTAttataggtgtcatttacactggggacatgtccccaccactttttgaaatggctgatttggta includes:
- the LOC123979616 gene encoding protein LBH-like is translated as MTEVMNSLEPGTEDFSGGGAAADQGTMFPDTHERIPKLSKRLPSIVVEPTDGAEVESGELRWPPDEPSSPDAQIERQSVEEQSADVEQSNVGVDEEASGEEMQDSN